The genomic segment gtgaggttagctgtggcttgttctgtctctctgatcttccagtatttcaccccaatacctgcctcaggtttgattttattaataagaacttttaagattcatgctacagaaacgGAAAAGACCTGGTCCTCTCCCAGCACGCTGGAGCAAGCACAAACTTGCCAATACCTTGATTGGTGGGTGGCCAGCGGTATTTTTGTACTTCTGACCTTTAGAACTGTGAGAGAGTATCTGTGTTCTAACAACAAAGCTTATGTTAACTTGTTACAGCAGTCACAGGAAACTGATACGCCTACACACACCAAAGCTCACATATTCAGCAGGCGAATTTATTACCCCAAACGattacttttaaacatttttcccttttctccatcaaaattccGAGATACTATGCTAGTGATGGACACGTGATCAGAGCTAACAGCCAAACACTTCTTACTGCCTTTAGCCTCCTCTTCATCCCTGATGACTTCAGCCCTCAGCTCACTTTATTATTCTCTTTGCTCTTACGTCTTCATCCTGCTTGGCAATTTGAAACTTTAGCATACAGATCACTGATGACCTCAGCTTGAAATGTATGTCCTTTGTCCCACCTCAGCTGTGTGTCCTTGGTCTTATCACTCCCAAGAACCCTAAACTCTCTATTTCAACACTGTCTGGCTCCAGCTACCACCCTAGGATCTTCCTAGGACACCTGTCCCTTCTCCCAGCTCTCTTCTGACCACATGGGGACCATTGCATTAACTCCACCATGTATCACGTTTCCCAgccacatacacatcacatatcTTGGTTTCCCTCATCACCCATCCAGTTTCAGGGCTTTGATCAAGTGTCAGAACCATTTCCTTCCTAGCATTTTCTATCCCCCCCCCATTTCGCTTACCTGATGAAACCTCCTACCTGCTTAACCAAACCATCCACCTACCTTGAGCTAATATGTCTCTTTAGATTCTCAGGGCCACACCTTAACTGGATGGTGGACAACTGTTGAATTtcactgatcactaattaagaaaacacctcacagcccgatcttatggaggcattttctcagttgaggctccctcctcttgatgactctagcttgtggtggtattgtgttccccaaaatattgtgtacccaaataaacttatctggggtcagagaacagaaaagccactagatacttaggctagaaaatgttggcactcatgcctttaatcctagcattccagaggcagaaatccatctggaatctctgtgagttcaaggccacattgaaaacagccaggcatggtgatacacacctttaatcccagggagtgagtctttaatcccagggagtgatggtagaaggcagaaagatgtataaggcgtgaggaccaggaactagaagcatttggcctggttaaacatttggctggttaagcttttaggttttgagcagcacagttcagctgagatccattcagatgaggacacagaggcttccagtctgaggaaacaagatcagctgagaaattggccaggtgaagttagctgtggcttgttctgtctttctgatcttccagagttcaccccaataactggcctcagttttgattttattaataagaactttttaagattcatgctacatctggtgcccaacgttcATGGTACAAATTCACTAAAAAGcctcttgcctgtggccttgccgGCCCCAGCTCAAGGCCCAAGCTATACTCAGCTGGTTGTGGCGGGTgcacgctggtaggatttgctgaaggagacaGAGTCAGAAGTATCCCAAGGTGGGCCTGCCTAGGAGGTTTGGGAGAAGCTTCAGCCCGGGCCgaaccacaaacagtggtggaACCATGAAGGCAGCGGCTGCTACTCCGAGTTGCTGGTtacttctcatcgtgttggtgactgtggtgatgctgctacctgggacgaagGGTTTACCGCTGCTTGTTtggagaagaattgccaggaccatcatgttacaagaaagcatcggcaaaggtcagtttgggaaagtttggcaagacaaatggtgaggagaaattgctgtgaagatactctcttctagggaagaatgttcatggttctgagagacagacatttatcagactatgattgctccaaaccacagaggaggcataaaaaaaaaaatctactgggaaccatgaccatgcctaccagcaactttgaaatcttcaaaaggatgataggaccccacaacaatgattccacatggactatgataaaaccattaagctgattaacaccaaggaaagattgactttggactacaaatgggtcaggacaattttgagatgactagctgagatgatccagcctgacagactactcgaacaaggacttgtgacaagccctaAAATTTCCTATTATACAGAGACTGGataaatgatacaggacttgacaattaacccaaaaattttcttttcaggattccctaaagatgtctttgccctagaaagcagaaagtaattttaagaaaatgacacccacattcccaagaggtgggatgggaggtttttggtcgttTGAATTATGGATATTATCATTGTTTatggtggttggttacaagttgttaattgttaatggtcaggaaaaaagctgaacaaggagattagattcagagtttttgtttaaaaaaagataaagaaataataggataaatgagtagatcactgaatctacactaaaaagaaaaaggggaagatataaaaatgacaaaaggtagattactgaatctattatgaaaagaaaaatacttttaaaaaggagctacttgttttaaataagatgagtaatgaaaattttttgtctgagtttatcaaatgttactggactggacattgttatatattaatggagttttttgcctgaatctgtcaaatgttagtgGACTAGACaccgttaatgtaatcttgatatacttattggatatagtttttcttgtattagttgtaagcttttttaaattttaggcaaaaaaaggggaaatgtggtggtattgtgttccccaaaatattgtgtacccaaataaacttatctggggtcagagaacagaaaagccactagatacttaggctagaaaatgttggcactcacgcctttaatcctagcattccagaggcagaaatccatctgggatctctgtgagttcaaggccacattgaaaacagccaggcatggtgatacacacctttaatcccagggagtgagtctttaatcccagggagtgatggtagaaggcagaaagatatataaggtgtgaggaccaggaactagaagcatttggcctggttaaacatttggctggttaagcttttaggttttgagcagcacagttcagctgagagccattcagatatgaggacacagaggcttccagtctgaggaaacaagatcagctgagaagttggccaggtgaagttagctgtggcttgttctgtctctctgatcttccagagttcaccccaataactggcctcagttttgattttattaataagaactttttaagattcatgctacactagcttgtgccaagttgacataaaactagccagttaCACTATAGAAGAGTGGCCCCACTCCTGATTGGGGTCCATGTTTCCATGTTCATTCTGAATCCCATCTTTGCCCAAGGATGATGCTACTATGATTTTTCCTTTGGCCTTTCATATTAGAATGTTCCCACGGACCCACACACATGCTTTACTGTAATTCATCTAAGAACCAAACAGAATCTTGTTTTCTGAAATCCTTCCCAGCTCAAATCCTCACAGTTATCTATAATCTACACTCACTGCCCTCATGGTCTGTTTTAAGTTCTTTTGTCAATCTGTATTGGAGAATTTTCACCCTCATCCCACCCCTCCTCTGATAAACTCAAGTTTTTATGAAGACTGTAAAACTAACAGCCAAATTCTCTAGTCTTTTATTACCCAACCATTTAGCATCTTTCAcactttttaattatatttatcttGTGTTAGGGCACATGCCACTGGGCATATATGGAGGTCATAGAACAGCCAGTGgatgtcagttctctccttctactctgtGGGCCCTCAGAATTAAACTTGGGTTGTGcctggtggcagacacctttgcCCACTGTGCCATCTTACCAACCCATCATGCAGCAACCTTTAACCCAGTTTTTCTGTTCGTTTAGTTGACCCCTTTCTCCCTTAATTTTCATGATGCTGTATTCTGGGTTTCCTCTTACTTCACTGTCCTCGCCTTCTCTTTCTCATTTACTGATCCTCCTTCTCTGCTGGGACTCTAGACATTGGAACACTTGGGTCATCATCCTAAGACCTCTTCTCCTTGCCTGAATTTTCTTACGAGGCTTCTCATTCAGTTCTGTGAGGGTGTGCAGTGGTGCATATGGATGGCTCTGAAGCCTGTGTTTGTAGCACTGGCCTTTCCTCTGGGATCCATGCTCAGAGACCTACCTACCTCCTCTGCATATCAAAATTAACTCATCCTGAGGAGATCTCTTGGTACATCTGATCCcattcccaccaccacccccaacttGTCTACATGCCCCCATATGAGGGCATCTGATGTCCTGGGAtcagagttatagacagttataagccaccatgtaggcagtgggaattgaaccctggtcctcttacaagagcagccagtgccctaaaccactgagccaactctatGTCCCACTAAATGAGACATCCTATAGACCGGTTACCACTCTGGCTATTGGTAGAATTATGTGCCCTTTATGATCTCTCAATTTTGCCAACTTGTCCTCATCTTGGAGTCTTAAAAAACTTTTGGCTATTTTTCTTGCATCCTCTGGGCATATATTCCATCCTAAGTATCTGTGGTCTGTCCTATTAGCATCTCTCAGTTACTGTACTTTATTTACTATCCAGAACATTGTTGCCCAGTGCCATAtgcagggtggggatgggggtaagGAGGGACATCTCTATGTACTCACCATTACATGGAACAAGCCCAGTCTTTTCTGTGTTGGAATGccctcctgggtgattctaggcTTTCTCTCAACATGTAATAAGATAGGTGTTTAGGGGGGACACACATTAACATCTGAACTCTTGTTGCCTTTGGGACCCCATTTTAAAGTTTCATTGCCTTGTGAGTAGGGAAGCTGCTTACATTCCTCACTCTTCTTGTCTTGTATTGGAGGCTTTAGTGTTTTTAGCTATTTGCTACATAACACCGATgtcttcaaattttaaaaatagcccTTGTTCTACCCATAGTGCCTAATTCTTGGTTTACGGATGTTGGTATAAATGTCTGAAATGTGCAAAAGAACTCAAGAATGATGGATCTGGTTCTTCAAGGCTGGGTCTCTCCCAAGAGACACTGCCTTTAGAAATCCTGGGTGATACAGgggaatagaaatgggttgtGATCATTcttgagaaggagagaaagagaggcatgGCATGACCTTAGCCTCTTCAAAATCTattccccgcccccacccccatcaatgTTGGTCACCGGCATTTTTATAGGCCTgggtatttttttctgtgtcttctgaGGGCTTTTGCCGGGAAGTTATAAAAGGCCACATGAGGGCTGCCAAAAATGAGCTATTTTTAACGGAAGGTCTTTATCTTTTGTGGAAGTAAATTCTGCATACAGGCATTCTATCTCATCACACTCACTTTGTTCTGGAGCCATACCTGAGAAAAGGGAGCCAGGATTCCAGCATAGTACCAGAAGGGGCAAGTCCCAAATTAAAGCGGAAGGGGCCCTTTAAAAAACCTGTAAGCCTCACAGTTTTCTTTGAGCCCAATCTGATCTCACCTATAGAGACCAATATTCAAAAGGACCCCCCAAAAGGATGACTTACAGCAAAAACATCAATCCCTCAATTGTGGAGACTGGAAGTCTGAAGTCATTCTGGAGGTTCAGAAGGAAGATCTGTCTCCTGTCTCTCCCAGATTTTGGTAACTGCTGGTAATCCTAAATGCTCCATGGAGTAAGAACTCCCATCTCACCCTGTCTTCACATGGCATTTCCCTTTTGGGATGTCTGTGTCCTTACGTTATACTAAGTATAGCCATGTCAGACCTCAACTCAGGACACCTTGTTTCCAAAGGAGGCTATACTCTGAGGTTCCAGGTAGGTATGAATCAAGGCCGGGGGGTGAGGGTGCAATTCAACCCAATGCAGTGGGAGGACTAtaaaatggttcagtggtaagATGGAGCAGTATTTCTCCAGAGGCTGCCAGTGAGACATGGGTGTCTGCAGCTGGGACCTAGGATGAAGAGTTGGAAAAGGGTCCTGTCTTAAGTGAAGTCCTGTGTTCTTTTGAGAATACAGATTAGTTACATTGTTTCACACTGCCACTCTTGCTCCACTAGCGTCTACAGCAGCGATTCTCAACCTATGAGACCCTTTTGAGGAGTTGAACAACCTgttcataggggtcacctaagaccatcaaaaaaaaaaagacacagagatttacattgtgattcatgtagcaaaattacagttatgaagtatcaatgaaaataattttatgattggggggtcaccacaacatgaggtcacagcattagggaggttgaaaatcatgggctacagagtgtgtcCTTTCATTTTCTACTCAGGTTAGAAAGGCCAGCACAAAGCCTTCCTGAAAAGGGTGTGGCACCTGGTCCACCCACCATTGGATGGACCACAGTGCATCCAGTTCATCCAGTGGATGAAGCCACACCCACAGACACGTGGGCAGCACACATTGGACTTGTGGGTTACACTTTTTTAAATGAGACATGAAGTTAAAAGACATTGAGGGGCGGAACGTGGGTCTGGAAGGAGTTAGGGGTGAGAGGCAAACGAATATAATTCaaaattgtatgcatgtatgatgtACTCCAAGAAGTAACAAAATCTTTCAAaagagggtcagttttctttaatggtgggacaccttgtatgTTGGCCACACTTCAGGGAAGGCCCCACACTCAAGTTCAACACAAAGTGGACTTGATGGGgcaaagagggaaaaagaaagagaggagggaagagagagagagagagagagagagagagagagagagagagagagagagaaagttggtGAGGTTGATTTTGGCAGAGTTGAGGGAGGGGtagatgtgatcaaaatacattttatggaattctcaaagaattaataaaatataattttaaaatattatgttataatattataataaagtataacacatgcacacatatattttaaaacttgccTTAGGGTGGAGGatgtggctcagaggtagagcatttacctagcatgcacatggccctgggttcaaccacCAACACATCCAAgacaagaatgaaagaaaaggagaaaacaaaaagaaagagaaagaaaaggacactGGCCTTGTCTTCCCATCATCTACTATTTGACCCTAAAACATCACTGCTCTGAATCTAAATGTCCTCAACTAAAAAGGGAAGGATATCTCCCATAATTTTTATAGGTTTGTGACATTTTTGCCTCTGACATTATTAAAAATTAACCCTGCACTTTGGGGACATTGTATCttatagagaaactctgtataGAATACCAGGAATAAATTCCCAGCcacaatatttaaaatacagaaaaaatactTGGGTATTTTAAACAACAAACTCTAGTTGCCTTGAAATGTAATAGTGTCACAACGATATGGACACTATTTCCAGGTCAGCAGTCCCCATGGGGCCGCGCCGGTCTTCCCCCGCGGGGTCcgccccccccagccccccacccccccacccccccccacccccctccacccccccacccccgggccGCGGATTTCCGCGCAGCGCCTCGCCTCGGCCGGCGCCTAGCAGCCGACTTAGAACTGGTGCGGACCAGGGGAATCCGACTgtttaattaaaacaaagcatCAGTACAAATATTTGTGAACACAAGTGAGAACCCATGGAGTACTCCTCCTCTCTTAGGTTCTGAATGCCTTTCTCCCCAGCAGAGGGTATTCCATACAGACATTTGATCCCTATTGCAGGCTctagggagaggggaagagagagaggggagaaggaggaggaagaagagcaggaggaggagaaagagaagggagagggaaataACATGCCATGGcttctctaagcctcagttttcCTAAATTCAGAGACCAAGTCTCCAATAGAGGGACTGAAGGTTACTTTTCCACCTGAGCTCTGCAACACTGCGTGTGTGCCACAGCTACACAGATCCGGCTCCGAACCCCCGAGCATCTGCCAGCATGCTAAGTGTGCAGTTAATGTTCTCCTCGGGGAACGAGGAGTGAGTGCATCCTGACTGCCCTGAGGGGCTGTTCTGAAATGCGCCTCCTTATTAGTTTTTACATTTCCTTTCCCTGCCAAGCATCATCTCTGGCCTTTTGTCAAGTTGGTTGTCGTTACTCAGTTAACCACTAGATGGCACAAAAGGAAAAGGCTTTAGGGATTAAAAGAAGGGAAGCCCCATTGGAGAGGTTGGCCATCAtgtgaaaaaaaagaagcaggcatcctggtgttaattAGGTAAAACCGGTAGGCTTCATTTCACCTCGAGCATTACAGGAAGTAGACCTACCAGAAAGGTTGGTCATAggatgaagtttttgtttgtttgtttggtgtgtgtgtgtgtgtaaattttattttatgttcattggtgttttacctgcatgtatgtctatgtgagggtttCAGAagtcctgaaactggagttacaggcagttgtggatgctgggaattgaacctgggtcctctggaagaaaagccagtgttcttaaccactgagccatctccccacccctcccccacccctgcagaaTGAAGTTTAAGCAGAGATAGAACAATGAGACAACAAGAACAGGAAGAATAAAAGTCTATTCTGATAGTACTAAACACCTGAAGCCAGAAGCAATAATCTTAAAATATTATAGGACACCAAGTGAAAGGTGATGAATTGGGCTGATGAAAGAAGAGAAGCCAGGCCAGATTTACCATCATGATTAAGGGTTATCACCAAAGGAGTCTAGAACTGGTGGGAAAACCCCACTCACAAGAGCAGAACGGTGGCATACACTTTAATTTAATATGGACCGCACTACATGGAGTTCTCATGTCACCGTCAATTTTAACAAGTCTCTGTGCATCTGTTTAAAGGTGCCAAAGTGACCCTACATGTTGTTCCATGGAGACACCTGGGCTTTGGATGTTCAAGTTCACTACAGAAGTTAAGAAGCCAGAGCTCAGGGTGGGCAAAAGAACGTGATGAACTGGTGCAAATCACTGCCTTTTAAAGCCTGGCTTCAGCCTAGGACATTGCATGTGATTGACACGGGCAGGAGACAACCCCACTTCCTAGGGTCCTGTGCTCACCAAGAAACTTCCTGATTGCAAATGGATTTTTCTATAGATCTGCCTTCAGTAAGAAAGCAAACCATGGTCCTTCCAGAGGGAGCCACAGGAGCTCAATATATTGGCACTCTATTTTTAACATCTGTCTCCTACGAGCTGTGTAAACAGAAATTGTTGCCAGGAAAAGGACTTTCTCTTGACAAAATTAATTCTCTGAATCTATTGAACAGCGTTGAATTGTATATTGAACACATCCTGGAGTATCTCTTGGCAGATGTTCAAGGTCCATTTGACCATTTCCCTCACCTTCTGCTTTTATATTCTCCCATTCAAATACTAACCAGATCCAAAATTAGATGAAATTGGGCACAGTCAGAGAGATATGGTCACAGACTTTACTTTCATATTTTATGCTCAAGAACATACTTGCATAGTAAAATATCCATGAAGACTTCTATTAATGTAGACTCTAAGACTCAAGTCCCAAAGATCCTCATCAGATCTACCTGGGTTAGATACAGGTATCTTTATTAATAAGAAGCCCAGTTGAGTCCAAGAAGGCTGACCCAAAACTACAGTATATGAGAAGCATTCATCCTGAGTCCGGGACCACACAATCATAGAATATTTTACTTGGGAAAAGATCTCTAGAAGATTACAAGTGACCCTCTAAAGCATTCCTGAATTCTCAGGTTCCTGTGGAAGACGGTGCAAATGGGTATGGCAGGAAGCTCATTAGACCTTAAtaatgctaaaacaaaacaaagaaaactaccAACCTCAACCTCTGGATGGATGCATCAGCCTTTAACTAGGCGTATCAGAAGACTGCCGTTATCGTTAGAGAAATGGCGGTTAGTGTCCTGTACAAccaaaaatacacatacaaaaccaagaaaaataaatgaattgtgGGAATGTCAAAAGTTAGGTTTTTAACATAGTGACCAAATGCCTCATAGAAGCGGCTTAAGGAAGGATCCATTTTGGGTCATGGATTTGGAGGGGTTCAGTGCATCATGACCAAGAAGGTGTGGCAGAGCAGAGAAGCTCATGCCATGGTCCAGAAAGCAGAGAACAGGGAAATGCCAGTATTGAgctcatttctccttttcctctgtccAGACCACTAGCCTGTTGGGCGGTACCACCCATATTCAATGTAAGTCTCCGTTCTGGGTTAATCTTTTCTGGAAAtgctctcacagacacacccagagatgtgCTTCGttcatctcctaggtgattctaaatccagccaAGTTATTAATGAAGATTTGCTGTTACAGAAGCCCAATCCAAAATTTCAACTTCTTAGTAATTTCAAGATGGCAGTGGCAGAACACTCTGAGCATAGAGTCTGGTGCATTGGTGTAAATCATAAGAAAATGGAGATGGGTCTGTTGGCACTCTGGGACAGGACTACAACTGAGATAGGAAAAATTTATACCTAGAAGAATAACTTATTCTAATCCACATATGACTTTCCCCTCACCTTGCAGGCCCTCTTGCAGCCAAATGTGGTCTCTTCAAAATGCAAACAGGATCTTGTTGCTCCCTGGTCAAAATTCCAATGGTACCCTCGCCCTGGGACCAAGGCTACAGCCCTTAGCATAGCCCAAAAGTTACCCACCCCCATGCTCTTCGTTCTTCCTCAATGCTTGAGTTACACTCCTTTGTTCCCATTCTTCTCATTTTCTGGCCTTTTTTCTTCTCAGATCTTCCACATACTCTACTTTCTGTGCCCACAAGAACCCTTTCTGCCTGTCCTAGCTAGATAAATTTTACCCTTCAGGTCATGAGTTAAATATTGCTTCCTTATTGgcctttttaaaatgacattgtaATTAGCCTGTTCATTTTATAGATGGAGGATACATGCCACGACATGTTCTTGCTCCAGGTAGcctgaggacaacttttggaagctGGTTTTCtcccttcaccatgtgggtcctgggactcaTACTCAGGGCATCAGGTGTAGTGGCAGGCtcctttagctgctgagccacctaACTGACTCTGTTTATGGAATTGTTTTAATCCATTCTGGGACCTTCTCTTGTTATGTCCCTTATTAATGTATTCCTAcccttcactttttaaattttaagccttattttatttttaatcacatatatgtgtgtgtgtgcctgtgtgtatgtgcacattagTACAAGCGCCCTCTGAGCCAGAGGCATTAGATTTTCCTAAAgccagaattacaggcagttgtgagtcactcagtgtggatgttgggaactgagttcaaactcctctgcaagagcagcaagtgctcttaactgctgagctatgaCTCCAGCCCATCCCATCATCCTTAAAGGCTGATTTATgcaattaattttttaacatcTGTCTCCCTGCAAGACCATCTTACCTTTACCACAGCCTCATTGATGTTTAAGGAAGATCATGAGACATAGGAGGTACTTGAAAGGATGGATGAGTGAAGAGAATAAAGGATGGTGAACGTCTCAGTGACCGGTCTATTTCTGTGACAaacaccaaggcaacttataacaCCCAGCATTTAACTGGGCTAACAGCTTCAGGAGTTAGAGTCTGGGATGGTCATGCAAAGGTTTGGTGGCAGGAAGAACTGAAAGTTCACATCCTGACCCACAGGCAAGAGGCAGACAGAGGAGTCTTGAAGTCCTTTGAAACTTCCAAGCCCATTCCCAGCATtgtacctcttccaacaaggccacacctcctaatccttcccaaacagctctacCAAacggagaccaagtattcaaacacaggagcctatgGGAGCCGTTCTTACTCAAACCAACACAGTGAATGTATCAGGTGCTGGTATATTCCTCCTGATTAAAAGATGCTGATCCAAACCCCAAAGGCCTGGAACCCCAGAACACTCCACACTTGGCATTCAACTTCCATTAGGTGAAGGCTAACAACACTACACACACTTCGTAGTCTTCCAGGGCAATCTGGGTTTGTGACTGTTGTCTTGGTGTGGTATGCGCTCGCTCATTAGCAGCACTTGTGTTCAGgcgcctctcccccccccccactcttctCTCCAGTGTTGGTGCCTGTGGTATTAACAGAAAGAGCTTAAGTTATTAAATTGAGCAGCTCTAATCCCCGAGGTTTCCTGGAGCAGTGGGGATTACTGTATTTTTTATTCCAGAGTCAATGTAGCCTTTGTGTTGGCTCCCTGCAATGCCCAAACTGACCCCAAATGCCTTTCCCTAGACACATTTccccgccgccgctgctgccacCGTGGGAGAGGTGATGGAGTTTTACCTGGAGATCGACCCTGTCACCTTGAACCTCATCATCCTAGTTGCAAGCTACGTCATCTTACTTTTGGTGTTCCTCATCTCCTGCGTGCTGTATGACTGCCGAGGCAAGGATCCCAGCAAGGAGTACGCTCCGGAGACCACACTGACCGCCCAGCCTTCCATCCGAGTGGTGGTGACACAGCATAGCGCTCATGGATCCCACTGGGTAAGGGGACCCAGCCTTCATTTTAAGGATCCTGCTCCAATAGGGAAGAAAAGCACCGTGGTATGAGACTGGATACGGGATGTTGGGGAGAGACCACCAAATGCAGCAGGAAACAACTGTCCCTGTTGTGGTTCCAGTTCTCTCCCCAAATGCAGGTCCTGActggaggaagaaactgaggctctgtcTTTCTACCCACCCTCTGCTCACTCTCTTCGTGAATGAAGCAACTGTTTAAGGTAAGATGCTCCGATGGTCTCCAGCTGTGTTCTCCAAGTGCAAGACCTCAGCACTATCATTTTACAGTGAGGCTGGTTACTCATGCCTTCATGCTAGGAGGGAGAGGTGATGCATAAGGTTTAAAAGATGTGTAGGGTGTCGGG from the Peromyscus eremicus chromosome 8a, PerEre_H2_v1, whole genome shotgun sequence genome contains:
- the Smim36 gene encoding small integral membrane protein 36: MEFYLEIDPVTLNLIILVASYVILLLVFLISCVLYDCRGKDPSKEYAPETTLTAQPSIRVVVTQHSAHGSHWVRGPSLHFKDPAPIGKKSTVV